Proteins encoded within one genomic window of Acinetobacter sp. WCHA55:
- a CDS encoding FAD-dependent oxidoreductase, with protein sequence MAERLNNDFQFLDVARQDPEKKEIQVRKAEFVEIYKPFTAEVAANQTHRCLGCGNPYCEWKCPVHNYIPNWLKLIAEGRIFQAAELCHQTNTLPEVCGRVCPQDRLCEGACTLNDGFGAVTIGNAEKYINDTAFALGWRPDMSNVKWTDKKVAIIGAGPAGLGCADILVRNGVKPVVFDKRPEIGGLLTFGIPEFKMEKDVMKRRREIFTGMGVEFRLNTEIGTDVTIDQLLAEYDAVFMGMGTYTYMKGGFTGEDLDGVYDALDFLIANVNRTQGWEKDPSEYISVEGKKVIVLGGGDTAMDCNRTSIRQGAEVVSCAYRRDEENMPGSRREVQNAKEEGVNFLFNRQPIEIVGENGKVTGVKVVTTQLGEPDSRGRRSPEPIPGSEEILPADAVLLAFGFRTSPADWFTNVNINLDGSGRVVAAEQQTYKFQTSNPKIFAGGDMVRGSDLVVTAIWEGRQAAEGILDYLDI encoded by the coding sequence ATGGCAGAGCGCCTAAACAATGACTTTCAATTTCTGGATGTAGCACGCCAAGATCCAGAGAAAAAAGAGATTCAGGTCCGCAAAGCAGAGTTTGTGGAAATTTATAAACCTTTTACAGCGGAAGTGGCAGCAAATCAGACCCACCGTTGTTTAGGGTGTGGTAACCCATATTGTGAATGGAAATGTCCAGTACATAACTACATTCCAAACTGGTTAAAGTTGATTGCTGAAGGTCGTATTTTCCAAGCAGCAGAGCTGTGTCACCAAACCAACACGCTACCAGAAGTGTGTGGTCGTGTTTGTCCGCAAGACCGTTTATGTGAAGGGGCTTGTACCTTAAACGATGGTTTTGGTGCAGTGACGATTGGTAACGCTGAAAAATACATCAATGACACTGCGTTTGCACTCGGCTGGCGTCCAGATATGTCAAATGTGAAGTGGACGGATAAAAAAGTCGCGATCATTGGCGCAGGCCCTGCGGGTCTAGGCTGTGCTGATATTTTGGTGCGTAACGGGGTTAAACCTGTTGTATTCGACAAACGCCCTGAAATTGGTGGTCTATTAACCTTTGGTATTCCAGAATTTAAAATGGAAAAAGATGTAATGAAGCGTCGCCGTGAAATTTTCACAGGTATGGGCGTGGAATTCCGTTTAAATACTGAAATTGGTACAGATGTCACTATTGATCAACTGCTTGCAGAATATGATGCGGTGTTCATGGGTATGGGTACTTATACCTACATGAAAGGTGGCTTCACAGGTGAGGATCTTGATGGTGTTTATGATGCATTAGATTTCTTGATTGCCAATGTCAACCGTACGCAAGGTTGGGAAAAAGACCCAAGCGAGTACATCAGTGTTGAAGGTAAAAAGGTGATTGTTCTAGGTGGTGGTGACACTGCAATGGACTGTAACCGTACTTCTATTCGTCAGGGTGCAGAAGTGGTGAGCTGTGCATACCGTCGTGATGAAGAAAACATGCCAGGTTCACGTCGTGAAGTGCAAAATGCCAAAGAAGAAGGCGTGAACTTCTTGTTTAACCGTCAACCAATCGAAATCGTTGGCGAAAATGGCAAAGTCACGGGTGTAAAAGTGGTTACAACTCAACTTGGCGAGCCTGATAGCCGTGGTCGTCGTAGTCCAGAACCAATTCCGGGTTCAGAAGAAATTTTACCTGCAGATGCGGTGTTATTGGCTTTTGGTTTCCGTACCAGTCCTGCGGATTGGTTTACTAATGTGAATATTAACCTTGATGGTTCAGGTCGTGTGGTTGCAGCTGAACAGCAAACCTATAAATTCCAAACCTCAAACCCGAAAATCTTTGCGGGTGGTGATATGGTTCGTGGTTCAGACCTTGTTGTCACAGCGATTTGGGAAGGCCGCCAAGCGGCTGAAGGTATTTTGGATTATTTAGACATTTAA
- a CDS encoding metal-dependent hydrolase — translation MTQVTTEKLYQHRPKAQGITIRRLQFNPKAIRRHYFANSPVMSHLLTALSSTFPIGEQFFVHSVRNVREQVKDENLQAQISAFIGQEAMHSQAHTAFNAAWRRDDYNLDRFQAWLARKDDYVKNLHPKIQLAITCAFEHFTALLGGYILRHPEVLSTLDDDAVKLWVWHAIEEIEHRAVAFDVYQDVYGDDKIRRLIMRSVTTGFASLTFYSASRLFLQDRKKSMPKLGGNLFGLYLLAKMFAQLLPEYLSYYKSNFHPSDIDYSQLLKYWKTRLAEDYQLESFQQELYAVI, via the coding sequence ATGACTCAAGTGACGACAGAAAAATTATATCAACATCGTCCAAAAGCTCAGGGTATTACAATTCGACGTTTGCAATTCAACCCCAAAGCCATCCGTCGGCATTATTTTGCAAATTCACCAGTCATGTCGCATTTGCTGACAGCATTGTCTTCGACCTTTCCCATAGGTGAGCAGTTCTTTGTGCATAGTGTGCGCAATGTCCGTGAGCAAGTGAAGGATGAAAATCTGCAAGCGCAGATTTCGGCATTTATTGGTCAAGAGGCGATGCATTCTCAAGCACACACGGCATTTAACGCTGCTTGGCGACGGGATGATTATAATCTCGATCGTTTTCAGGCGTGGTTGGCGCGTAAAGATGATTATGTGAAAAACCTGCATCCTAAAATTCAGCTTGCAATTACCTGTGCTTTTGAGCATTTTACCGCACTTTTAGGCGGCTATATTTTAAGGCATCCTGAGGTGTTGAGTACCTTGGATGATGATGCAGTGAAACTCTGGGTCTGGCATGCCATTGAAGAAATTGAGCATCGTGCGGTGGCATTTGATGTTTATCAAGATGTGTATGGTGATGACAAGATTCGCCGTTTAATTATGCGCAGTGTAACAACAGGTTTTGCCAGTTTAACGTTTTACTCGGCCAGCCGTTTATTTTTACAAGACCGTAAAAAGAGTATGCCGAAGTTGGGTGGGAATCTATTTGGCTTGTATTTACTGGCGAAGATGTTTGCGCAATTGCTGCCCGAATATCTGTCCTATTACAAAAGCAACTTTCATCCCTCAGATATTGATTACAGCCAATTGTTGAAATACTGGAAAACGCGTTTGGCAGAAGATTATCAATTAGAAAGTTTTCAGCAGGAGTTGTACGCGGTAATTTAG